Genomic window (Candidatus Bathyarchaeota archaeon):
TAGTCAGCCAGATTTGCCCAAAATGCAACATGAAAACACTCTGCATAAGACAAGGCACAGAAGGCAAACTTTCACCTTTCTGTATCGATGGCATGTTGACACTGTGCTTCATGAATTGCTAAATATCTTTGACTTAAAATAGAAAAAAACCAACCACCGCACTATGGTATCCATTTTGTTTTTATGTTTAATGTTTTGTAATGCGGGTCATCAGTTAACACATAGTCAGCTTCGCCATTTTTCACGTATGAAGCGATTATAGCATCAGCAAGCGGTATTTTTCGATTTGACAGCAACAGACCACCAGTGATTAATGCATGCTCTTCATCTAACGGCACGACTTCCACCCCACGCTCTTTTAATAATCGTATTTTGTTTTCAGCAGCTTCCTGACCAATTCTCGCACCCGCAATTTCAACAAATTCAGCCAACACAACTGTAGGAACCAACAGATGCCCTCTGAGTTCTTTTTCCAAAAAATCTCTAGCTTTTCTACCCATTTCAGCAGTGGCGGGAACTTCCAAGAAAAACAAAAGACGAGTATCAGCGACACAGGTCAACGCCAGTTTCTCCGACGCTCATCAAGCTCAGCAAGAATTTTTTTAAATTCTTCTTCACCAACGGGTTCGCCAGGCTCTAAGGGCGGCAATGGTTTGAGCACAATTTTATCGTCTTCCGAACTAGCTTCTAGGATTGCTCCTTCTTCTATGCCGAATTTGGTGCGCAATTCTTGGGGGATGGTTACTTGACCTTTCCGTTTAACTCTAACACGGGACAACTAAACCACAGTCACACTAATGCACAGTCCAACTTAAGAACCTTCTGCCACCAAAAAAACACAAATCACGCTTTAAAAATGGAGAGGTGCTAAAAGCCAACCCATCGGCTGGCTGTACAATTTTTGCGTGGCTCACCAACCTATTTGGCGTCTATTAGTATCCTATTTGGATGCTATTAGAACTTCTATGCAGAAACTATAGAGGGGTAGGTCAAAACGACGCTCCACAAGGCTACAGACCAAGCATATTTGGAGCCTAATAGAGGTTCTATGTATAAACCTATAGGGGGTAGGTGAAATCTGCTCCTTCACGGCTGTGGGGCAGGCATATTTGGATTCTAATACTTAACCATTGCACTACACCCTAATGGGGTATCTTATTGGCGCAAAATTGCTCCAAAAGCATGTTAATTTACTACGACCATTGCTACTACGACCATTACGGAAGCCATTGCCCATCTGGAATGGTCGTGGTAAAATTTTCAAAGGCAACCATAGTCACCTATTTGTTGGTCGTAGTAAACCGCCCAAATTGCTTTTTATAGGGGGATAGGGGTAGGGTGCAGAGCAGCAAAAACACATTGCGGTTGATTGTTTGGCTTTTTTTAAATGGTTTTTTGAATGCCAAAATTGTTTATAGGGCTGGTTTGGGCTTGGCTTAGAGTTGACGGGCGAAAGAAAAATCCCACTGGGTCATGCTAGTGCCCAACTGCATTGCACCATTCATTGCCACTCAACATTTCTTGTGGATTCTAAAACGCTCAAAACATGCACTCACACCAACAAAGAAAAACAAAAAAACCAAAACCTAGAAAGCAATAAATCAACCAAACCGCCACTACTAGCGCATGAACCATTTTCTAGACTACCTAAAAGAGGAAAACATGAGCCTCTTCACCGACTACTACGAACTAACCATGTGCGCAAGCTACTACGACAACAACAACTTCCAACCAGCAACATTCGACCTCTTCATAAGACGCCTACCACAAAACCGCTCATACTTCCTCTTCGCAGGACTAGAACAAGCACTCCAATACCTACAAACCATCAAATTCACACAACAACACCTCACATACCTCAAAAAACAAGGCTTCAACCAAAACTTCCTAAACTACCTAAAAAACTTCAAATTCACAGGAGACGTACACGCCATCCCAGAAGGCACAATAGCCTTCCCAAACGAACCCCTAATCCGCATCACCGCACCCATCATAGAAGCCCAACTAATCGAAACCTTCCTCCTAAACACCATAAACCTCCAAACCACCATAGCAACCAAAGCCTCAAGAGTAATCCACGCAGCCAACGGCAAAACAATCATCGAATTCGGCCTACGACGCGAACCAGGCATCGACGCAGGCATGAAAGTAGCACGCTCAACATACATCGCAGGATGCCAAGGCACAAGCAACGTCCTAGCAGGCATGACATACAACATCCCCGTCTTCGGAACCATGGCACACTCCTTCATCATGTCATACCTCAAAGAAATCGACGCCTTCCGCGCCTTCGCCAAAACCTTCCCAAACAAATCCACACTCCTCATCGACACCTACAACGACATCACAGGCGCAGAAAAAGCCACCATAATAGCCAAAGAACTCGAAGCAAAAGGCCACAAACTCGGCGGAGTCAGACTAGACAGCGGCGACATGCTCAAAAACAGCAAAAAAATCAGAAAAATCCTCGACGAACAAGGATTAAATTACGTCAAAATCTTTGCAAGCGGCGACTTAGACGAATTCAAAATCGCACAACTACTCAAAGGAGGCGCAAAAATCGACGCCTTCGGCGTCGGCACAAAGATGGGCACATCAGCCGACCGACCCTACCTTGACGTCATCTACAAACTATGCGAAACCATGACAACAGACGGCATCTACGCACCCATCATGAAATTAAGCAAAGACAAAATTACCCTCCCAGGCAGAAAACAAGTCTACAGATTCACCAACCACGACAGCACTTTCAAAAAAGACATCATCGCCTTAGCCGACGAAAAGATAGACGGAGAACCACTATTGATTAAAGTAATGGAAAAAGGCAAACTAACCTACAAATTACCATCACTAACCCAAATCCGCGAAACAGCCGCAAAAAAC
Coding sequences:
- a CDS encoding AbrB/MazE/SpoVT family DNA-binding domain-containing protein, whose amino-acid sequence is MSRVRVKRKGQVTIPQELRTKFGIEEGAILEASSEDDKIVLKPLPPLEPGEPVGEEEFKKILAELDERRRNWR
- a CDS encoding PIN domain-containing protein; this translates as MGRKARDFLEKELRGHLLVPTVVLAEFVEIAGARIGQEAAENKIRLLKERGVEVVPLDEEHALITGGLLLSNRKIPLADAIIASYVKNGEADYVLTDDPHYKTLNIKTKWIP
- a CDS encoding nicotinate phosphoribosyltransferase, whose translation is MNHFLDYLKEENMSLFTDYYELTMCASYYDNNNFQPATFDLFIRRLPQNRSYFLFAGLEQALQYLQTIKFTQQHLTYLKKQGFNQNFLNYLKNFKFTGDVHAIPEGTIAFPNEPLIRITAPIIEAQLIETFLLNTINLQTTIATKASRVIHAANGKTIIEFGLRREPGIDAGMKVARSTYIAGCQGTSNVLAGMTYNIPVFGTMAHSFIMSYLKEIDAFRAFAKTFPNKSTLLIDTYNDITGAEKATIIAKELEAKGHKLGGVRLDSGDMLKNSKKIRKILDEQGLNYVKIFASGDLDEFKIAQLLKGGAKIDAFGVGTKMGTSADRPYLDVIYKLCETMTTDGIYAPIMKLSKDKITLPGRKQVYRFTNHDSTFKKDIIALADEKIDGEPLLIKVMEKGKLTYKLPSLTQIRETAAKNLAKLPKKYKTLTNASIYPVELSVKLQNLIETLKQQLTTNEINFHNH